From Thermus brockianus, the proteins below share one genomic window:
- a CDS encoding TIGR04255 family protein: MGRKYRSPPLVEALCEFRLTPDTPWDMTIPGLFYETVKHEFPVKEQRVVQEVELIQGPHGIQQQIRTKEMILLFTQDRKMLIQLGPHLLVINALRPYPAWQRFKALIEMAWKSLGQVLEIRGLQRIGLRYINKVELPSSEARLWDYFEFYPFVGPRLPQNLSTFIVGGEFSYAGGRDCCRVQLAPSPEPSEAKKAFILDIDYFLTQPSGVNVSEVPDWIEEAHRHVEDVFEGCITDRLRELFEEVE, encoded by the coding sequence ATGGGAAGGAAATACCGTAGCCCTCCTCTTGTGGAAGCCCTTTGCGAATTCAGGTTAACGCCGGATACACCGTGGGATATGACAATTCCCGGTTTGTTTTACGAAACGGTAAAACATGAGTTTCCGGTAAAAGAACAACGGGTTGTTCAGGAAGTTGAACTTATACAAGGGCCTCACGGCATTCAGCAGCAGATTCGCACCAAAGAGATGATTTTGCTGTTTACACAAGACAGGAAGATGCTTATCCAGCTCGGCCCTCACCTCTTGGTGATCAACGCACTAAGGCCCTATCCTGCGTGGCAAAGGTTTAAGGCGCTAATTGAAATGGCTTGGAAAAGTTTAGGGCAAGTTTTGGAGATAAGGGGCTTGCAACGGATAGGTTTGCGATACATTAACAAAGTTGAATTGCCCAGTTCAGAGGCCAGGCTGTGGGACTATTTTGAATTCTACCCGTTCGTTGGACCTCGGCTGCCGCAGAATTTGTCCACCTTTATCGTAGGTGGGGAGTTCTCTTACGCAGGGGGTAGAGATTGCTGTCGCGTTCAGCTTGCGCCTTCGCCCGAACCTTCCGAGGCTAAGAAAGCGTTTATCCTGGATATCGACTACTTTTTAACCCAGCCTTCAGGCGTTAATGTTTCTGAGGTTCCAGATTGGATTGAAGAAGCACACCGACACGTGGAGGATGTTTTTGAAGGCTGTATAACGGACCGCCTTAGGGAATTGTTTGAGGAGGTGGAGTGA
- a CDS encoding nucleotidyltransferase domain-containing protein, with protein sequence MDAPLQAYLVQATERLKGALDLEALYLFGSHARGTADRRSDLDLLVVARTSLPPLARLELVLNLLADAPLPVEALVLTPEELAERSDLPFLKGVLREAIPLYERGKAA encoded by the coding sequence ATGGACGCTCCCCTGCAGGCGTACCTGGTCCAGGCCACGGAGCGGCTTAAGGGGGCTCTAGACCTGGAAGCCCTCTACCTCTTCGGCTCCCACGCCCGGGGCACAGCGGACCGAAGGTCGGACCTGGACCTCCTGGTGGTGGCCCGCACCTCCCTCCCGCCCCTGGCCCGCCTGGAACTGGTCCTCAACCTCTTGGCCGATGCTCCCCTCCCCGTGGAAGCCCTGGTCCTGACCCCCGAGGAGCTCGCCGAAAGGAGCGACCTCCCCTTCCTTAAGGGGGTGCTCCGGGAGGCCATACCCCTTTATGAGCGTGGAAAAGCGGCGTGA
- the cas6 gene encoding CRISPR-associated endoribonuclease Cas6: MPYAVVLELLGDKPLLYPAKYAHGLFFALLSRLDPQLAARLHGAPRKPFTLAPIGGRNGVLLLRFTTLDDALFAPLLRTLLEAAPEGLLLGDSPFRLRRVLATPEAHPLAGATSWEALRLAPPRNRLHLRFLSPTVFITSKPGGRTRFTPLPEPRLILGSLLDKWQAHSPYPFNPKEEAALRELFELDAELAGFHELRFHRVQAGKAFFPGFTGEVRVKLWSESLDAQEALGRLHAFSFFSGVGAKTTYGMGLAKPI, encoded by the coding sequence ATGCCCTACGCCGTGGTCCTGGAGCTCTTGGGAGATAAGCCCCTCCTCTACCCCGCCAAGTACGCCCATGGCCTCTTCTTCGCCCTGCTCTCCCGCTTGGACCCCCAGCTTGCGGCCCGGCTCCACGGGGCCCCACGTAAGCCCTTCACCCTAGCGCCCATCGGCGGGAGGAACGGGGTTCTCCTCCTACGCTTCACCACCCTGGACGATGCCCTGTTCGCCCCCCTATTGCGGACCCTGTTGGAGGCTGCCCCCGAGGGGCTTCTCCTAGGGGATAGCCCCTTTCGCTTGAGACGGGTTTTAGCAACCCCCGAGGCTCATCCCCTGGCCGGAGCAACCTCTTGGGAAGCGCTCAGGTTAGCTCCCCCAAGGAATAGATTGCACCTTCGGTTTCTCAGTCCCACGGTTTTCATCACCTCAAAGCCGGGCGGGCGCACCCGCTTTACGCCCCTTCCGGAACCACGGCTAATCCTCGGCTCCCTCTTGGACAAATGGCAAGCCCACAGCCCTTATCCCTTCAACCCCAAGGAGGAGGCGGCCCTCCGGGAGCTCTTTGAGCTAGACGCAGAACTCGCGGGTTTTCACGAGTTGCGGTTCCACAGGGTTCAGGCGGGGAAGGCATTTTTCCCGGGTTTCACAGGGGAGGTCCGAGTAAAACTCTGGAGCGAAAGCCTGGATGCCCAGGAAGCCCTGGGGCGTCTCCACGCGTTTTCCTTTTTCAGCGGGGTAGGGGCGAAAACCACCTACGGCATGGGCCTGGCCAAGCCGATCTAA
- a CDS encoding sensor histidine kinase produces the protein MSLRLRLALAASLVALVGLGLGLLLSALLLSRLALGEVDQTLRLQASLLLEAALAEPDRRVPPEMEAETLGGDFPGVAWLYEREELRWEGGLGSAPDLLRAYGGDRPATVTGWRVYALAKGGYRVVVAQPLGVVDRLSALFLRLSLPIWLGLGVLTGILAYLSVGQALWPLRRLAQGAERFTVVDPPPGNDEVARLARSFARLLAALKAEREREARFLALASHELKTPIAAFRVGLETLLRAREVDRETLKRLKLQAERLEALAENLLALSRAQAQDLRWEEVDLVVLAGEVFDRFQPLAVARGREILLETEPVAVQADPRLLERALNNLVHNALVHGQGAVRLRVGVEGGRPFVEVGDEGQGPAPGRAEGLGIRVVRQVAEALGAEVLLRREQGFAVRLRFRAVSGSSPLMVPGADAPEVKG, from the coding sequence ATGAGCCTCAGGCTTCGCCTCGCCCTTGCCGCTTCCCTCGTGGCCCTGGTGGGTTTGGGGTTGGGCCTTCTCCTCTCCGCACTTCTCCTCTCCCGCCTGGCCCTGGGGGAGGTGGACCAGACCCTACGCCTCCAGGCAAGCCTTCTCCTGGAGGCTGCCTTGGCGGAACCGGACCGCCGGGTTCCCCCGGAGATGGAGGCTGAGACCCTAGGAGGGGATTTCCCCGGGGTTGCTTGGCTTTACGAGCGGGAGGAACTCCGCTGGGAGGGTGGGCTGGGCTCGGCCCCCGACCTATTGCGCGCCTATGGGGGGGACCGCCCGGCCACTGTGACCGGATGGCGGGTGTACGCCTTGGCGAAGGGAGGATACCGGGTGGTGGTGGCCCAACCCCTGGGAGTGGTGGACCGGCTATCCGCCCTTTTCCTTCGCCTAAGCCTCCCCATCTGGCTAGGCTTGGGCGTCCTTACGGGCATCCTCGCCTACCTCTCTGTGGGCCAAGCCCTTTGGCCCTTGCGCCGCCTGGCCCAGGGGGCCGAGCGGTTTACCGTGGTGGACCCTCCCCCAGGGAACGACGAGGTGGCCCGGCTCGCCCGAAGCTTTGCCCGCCTCCTCGCCGCCCTCAAGGCGGAACGGGAGCGGGAGGCGCGTTTTCTCGCTTTGGCAAGCCACGAGCTGAAGACGCCCATCGCTGCCTTCCGCGTGGGGCTAGAGACCCTATTGCGGGCGCGGGAGGTGGACCGGGAAACCCTTAAGCGGCTTAAGCTCCAAGCGGAGCGCCTCGAGGCCCTGGCGGAGAACCTCCTCGCCCTCTCGCGCGCCCAAGCGCAGGACCTAAGGTGGGAGGAGGTGGACCTGGTGGTCCTGGCCGGGGAGGTGTTTGACCGCTTCCAACCTCTAGCGGTGGCCCGGGGCCGGGAAATTCTCCTGGAAACGGAGCCCGTCGCTGTTCAAGCCGATCCGCGCCTCCTAGAGCGCGCCCTCAACAACCTGGTGCACAACGCCCTGGTCCACGGCCAAGGGGCGGTGCGTCTGCGGGTGGGGGTAGAAGGGGGCAGGCCCTTCGTGGAGGTGGGGGACGAGGGACAGGGGCCTGCCCCTGGGAGGGCGGAGGGTTTAGGGATACGGGTGGTGCGCCAGGTGGCGGAGGCGCTTGGCGCAGAGGTTCTTTTGCGCCGCGAGCAGGGGTTTGCCGTGCGCCTGCGCTTCAGGGCTGTTTCAGGGTCCTCCCCTTTAATGGTCCCTGGAGCGGATGCTCCGGAGGTGAAAGGATGA
- a CDS encoding c-type cytochrome, producing the protein MRKVLMLALGLSLGLAAAQSGQALYGQYCATCHQANGQGVPGAFPPLAGHVQEILAKKDGRTYLVDLVLFGLQGQIRVKGQAYNGAMPAWGPQLKDDQVAAILNYVASSFGNKPPAGFKPYTPAEVKAERAKNLTPAKVYALRQALKL; encoded by the coding sequence ATGCGCAAGGTTCTTATGCTCGCCCTGGGCCTTTCCCTTGGGCTCGCCGCCGCCCAAAGCGGCCAGGCCCTATACGGCCAGTACTGCGCCACCTGCCACCAGGCGAACGGCCAAGGGGTGCCCGGCGCCTTCCCCCCGCTGGCGGGGCACGTACAGGAGATCCTGGCCAAGAAGGATGGCCGTACCTACCTGGTGGACCTGGTCCTCTTTGGCCTCCAGGGCCAGATCCGGGTCAAGGGGCAGGCCTACAACGGGGCCATGCCCGCCTGGGGGCCCCAGCTCAAGGACGACCAGGTCGCCGCCATCCTGAATTACGTGGCTAGTAGCTTCGGCAACAAGCCCCCTGCGGGCTTTAAGCCCTACACCCCGGCGGAGGTCAAGGCGGAGCGGGCCAAGAACCTCACCCCGGCTAAGGTCTACGCCCTCCGCCAGGCCCTGAAGCTCTGA
- a CDS encoding response regulator transcription factor, whose product MGPRLLLVEDDLTLGQLVVRALEAQGFPVRWAKDQEEAWVFVWEEPFDLLVLDVRLPEGEEAGFALARALRESGFALPILFLTAKDALEDRLAGLEVGEDYLTKPFALPELVARVRALLRRGELRPRRVEVGDVVLEVEARRVLKGGTPVGLTAKEYQVLELLFLNPGRIFSKEEILERIWGPGYESNSNLVEVYVKNLRKKLGEGIVETVRGLGYRAPG is encoded by the coding sequence ATGGGACCCAGGCTTCTCCTCGTGGAGGATGACCTTACCCTAGGCCAACTCGTGGTCCGGGCCTTGGAGGCCCAGGGGTTTCCCGTGCGCTGGGCCAAGGACCAGGAGGAAGCCTGGGTTTTCGTCTGGGAAGAGCCCTTTGACCTCTTGGTCTTGGACGTGCGCCTACCTGAGGGCGAGGAGGCGGGTTTCGCTCTGGCCCGCGCCTTGAGGGAGTCCGGCTTCGCCCTCCCCATCCTCTTCCTCACCGCCAAGGACGCCCTCGAGGACCGCCTCGCGGGCCTAGAGGTGGGGGAGGACTACCTCACCAAGCCTTTTGCCCTCCCCGAGCTTGTGGCCCGGGTCCGTGCCCTTCTCCGCCGGGGGGAGCTCCGGCCGCGGAGGGTGGAGGTTGGCGACGTGGTCTTGGAGGTGGAGGCGAGGCGGGTTCTGAAAGGCGGTACCCCCGTGGGCCTCACCGCCAAGGAGTACCAGGTGCTCGAGCTCCTCTTCCTTAACCCCGGCCGCATCTTCTCCAAGGAGGAGATCCTGGAGCGCATCTGGGGTCCGGGGTACGAGAGCAACTCCAACCTGGTGGAGGTCTACGTGAAAAACCTGCGCAAGAAGCTGGGAGAGGGGATCGTGGAAACCGTGCGGGGCCTTGGCTACCGCGCCCCAGGATGA
- a CDS encoding ribbon-helix-helix protein, CopG family, which translates to MLRKQVYLTPAEDAKLKRLARATGRTEAEILRLALDLLPEDEAPLFLALAEEGLLEVPERVVTPKGMEEAYRRYLERLAGRRLGLSEAVLADREGR; encoded by the coding sequence ATGCTGCGCAAGCAGGTCTACCTCACCCCCGCGGAGGACGCCAAACTGAAGCGTTTGGCCCGCGCCACGGGGCGCACGGAGGCGGAGATCCTCCGCCTAGCCCTGGATCTCCTCCCGGAGGACGAGGCCCCCCTCTTCTTGGCGCTAGCCGAAGAGGGTCTGCTGGAGGTTCCCGAACGGGTGGTGACCCCCAAGGGGATGGAGGAGGCCTACCGCCGCTACCTGGAGCGGTTGGCGGGGCGCAGGCTTGGGCTCTCGGAAGCCGTCTTGGCGGATCGGGAGGGGCGGTGA
- a CDS encoding DNA methylase N-4/N-6 domain-containing protein, whose amino-acid sequence MRRSAWEVYEWVLEAARREGLGVGEGEIVRALRRLGRSAFRAFAQRLGLSPKYLRHDLLPVADLPEVLREALRQGLPLREAHRLHRLVRRGLLTLEDLEGKPPEALAALPYPDLEVPLEAPIWLFPPDPRGREALSPVVAKALVLRYTQRGELVVDPMAGYGTVVEAARALGRRAWGGDIQPLGPSVERADIRHLRERFRREAALLVLHPPTFAAFQKEGGRDLDPEERYAAYVQYLTDLVGYSLPALRQGGRLALVVSPRKEISPKEAQEGRDFFLSPFERALAEALSLRPVRYHLAVSRDGRQDWHVFVGEAG is encoded by the coding sequence GTGAGGCGGAGCGCTTGGGAAGTGTACGAGTGGGTTCTGGAGGCGGCGCGGCGGGAAGGGTTGGGCGTAGGGGAGGGGGAGATCGTGCGGGCCCTGCGCCGCCTGGGCCGGAGCGCCTTCCGGGCCTTCGCCCAGAGGCTTGGGCTCAGCCCCAAGTACCTCCGGCACGATCTCCTGCCGGTGGCGGATCTCCCGGAGGTGTTGCGGGAGGCCTTGCGCCAGGGGTTGCCCTTGCGGGAAGCCCACCGCCTCCACCGCCTGGTGCGCCGGGGCCTCCTGACCCTTGAGGACCTGGAAGGGAAGCCCCCCGAGGCTTTGGCGGCTTTGCCCTACCCGGACCTGGAGGTTCCCCTCGAGGCCCCCATCTGGCTCTTCCCCCCGGATCCAAGGGGAAGGGAAGCCCTTTCCCCGGTCGTGGCCAAGGCCCTCGTCCTGCGGTACACGCAGCGGGGGGAGCTGGTGGTGGACCCCATGGCGGGGTACGGCACCGTGGTGGAGGCCGCGCGCGCTCTGGGCCGCAGGGCCTGGGGTGGGGACATCCAACCCCTGGGGCCCTCCGTGGAGCGGGCGGACATCCGGCACTTAAGGGAGCGGTTCCGCCGGGAGGCGGCCCTTCTCGTGCTCCACCCCCCCACCTTCGCCGCCTTCCAAAAGGAAGGAGGTCGGGACCTGGATCCGGAGGAGCGGTACGCCGCCTATGTCCAGTACCTCACCGACCTCGTGGGGTACAGCCTCCCCGCCCTGCGGCAGGGGGGCAGGCTCGCCCTGGTGGTGAGCCCGAGGAAGGAGATCTCCCCCAAGGAGGCCCAGGAAGGGCGGGACTTTTTCCTTTCCCCCTTTGAGCGCGCCCTGGCCGAGGCGCTTTCCCTCAGGCCCGTCCGCTATCACCTGGCGGTGAGCCGGGATGGGCGTCAGGACTGGCACGTGTTCGTGGGGGAAGCCGGCTAG
- a CDS encoding RCC1 domain-containing protein translates to MRFQGILAAGTDFVLLVKPDGVYGWGDNRFGQLAEDPDTLPFRSTPAKIPGLDEAIAVAAQFGIGENQRHALALMGDGRLQSWGVNPYGQLGRPQGYPTGTRTFEPPDYVVAEGGSEHLANAVAIEAGRDFSLVIHVRDNERRVLGFGDNVNHSHVLTQNDDWYYDPRPLLRAEGQPLVGVQSVDAGDGHALLLLEDGTVWTTGSNSHGQRGIANVSDRYAQQVPGLADVVQVAGGREHSVALRRDGSVWAFGSNAEGQLGQDLSLTSTSTPQRVPFPSGVQIRFITAGGTHNLALDQNGRVWAWGSNDHGQLGQGNSGNSSPTPVQVKGEGCTGTLSGAVLVKAGYDFSLAVVQEGGNLVLYAWGLNDRGQLGIGDTVDALCPRRILAWAPSP, encoded by the coding sequence ATGCGGTTCCAAGGAATCCTCGCCGCGGGAACCGACTTCGTTCTTCTCGTGAAGCCAGATGGCGTGTATGGCTGGGGCGATAACCGGTTTGGGCAGCTGGCGGAGGACCCGGATACCCTGCCTTTCCGGTCAACGCCCGCCAAGATACCGGGCTTGGACGAGGCTATCGCGGTGGCAGCCCAGTTCGGCATAGGCGAAAACCAAAGACATGCCTTGGCCCTAATGGGGGACGGCCGGCTGCAAAGCTGGGGTGTGAACCCCTATGGCCAGCTGGGCCGTCCGCAGGGATACCCCACCGGAACCCGTACCTTTGAACCCCCGGATTATGTGGTGGCCGAAGGCGGCAGCGAGCACCTCGCAAATGCGGTGGCTATAGAGGCAGGGCGCGACTTTAGTTTGGTCATCCACGTGCGCGATAATGAACGCCGGGTCTTGGGCTTTGGGGATAATGTCAACCACTCCCATGTCCTCACCCAAAATGACGACTGGTACTACGACCCCAGGCCTCTTCTCCGGGCCGAAGGGCAACCCCTGGTGGGTGTGCAGAGCGTGGATGCTGGGGATGGCCATGCGCTCCTTCTTTTGGAGGACGGTACCGTGTGGACCACTGGCAGCAACTCGCATGGCCAAAGGGGAATAGCGAATGTGAGCGACCGGTACGCTCAACAGGTCCCCGGCCTCGCCGACGTGGTGCAAGTGGCTGGGGGTAGGGAACATTCCGTCGCCTTGAGGAGGGACGGGAGCGTGTGGGCCTTTGGGAGCAACGCCGAGGGCCAGCTGGGACAGGACTTGTCCTTGACAAGCACCTCCACACCCCAGCGCGTGCCCTTTCCCTCTGGGGTTCAGATCCGCTTCATCACGGCAGGGGGAACCCACAACCTGGCCCTTGACCAAAACGGCCGGGTGTGGGCCTGGGGGAGCAATGACCACGGCCAGTTGGGCCAGGGCAATTCTGGCAACTCCTCCCCTACCCCGGTGCAGGTCAAAGGCGAAGGGTGCACAGGTACTCTCAGCGGGGCCGTGCTGGTGAAAGCGGGGTACGATTTCTCCTTGGCTGTTGTCCAGGAGGGTGGCAACCTTGTCCTCTACGCATGGGGTCTCAACGACCGGGGTCAACTGGGTATAGGAGACACGGTGGACGCCCTTTGCCCGAGAAGGATCCTCGCCTGGGCGCCTTCTCCTTAA
- a CDS encoding HEPN domain-containing protein has protein sequence MAFDWEEYLRIANFLRNPPPSSFSLEAAQRSAVSRAYYAAFCCLRNYAEKHLGFRRKKGPSDHQKLGEYLKKRGEDWRSIVDCLRELRVWRNDCDYDDEVGDLNTMVSNAISTAEHIIRSLGHSRNSVCG, from the coding sequence GTGGCGTTTGATTGGGAGGAATACCTACGAATTGCCAATTTTTTGAGAAATCCTCCCCCGTCTTCTTTTTCACTAGAAGCTGCGCAACGATCGGCAGTCAGTCGTGCATACTACGCAGCCTTTTGTTGTCTGCGAAACTATGCGGAAAAACATTTGGGCTTTCGGCGCAAAAAAGGACCTTCAGACCATCAAAAACTTGGGGAATACCTAAAAAAACGCGGTGAGGATTGGAGGAGTATCGTTGACTGTTTGAGGGAATTGCGTGTATGGCGCAACGATTGCGATTATGATGATGAGGTCGGCGATCTCAATACAATGGTGTCAAATGCGATTTCCACTGCTGAACATATAATACGCTCTTTAGGGCATTCCCGGAACTCAGTCTGCGGCTGA
- a CDS encoding HEPN domain-containing protein produces MSVEKRREEGQRWLAQAQDDWETGQALLEVGKFAQAAFLAYQAGRGKGP; encoded by the coding sequence ATGAGCGTGGAAAAGCGGCGTGAGGAAGGCCAGAGGTGGCTCGCCCAGGCCCAGGACGACTGGGAGACGGGGCAGGCCCTCCTGGAGGTGGGGAAGTTCGCCCAAGCGGCCTTCTTGGCCTATCAGGCAGGCAGGGGAAAGGGCCCTTAA
- a CDS encoding HEPN domain-containing protein: MGEALRSLLPQALALDKLYIPTRYPDALPGLTPKEAYTREEAEKALRDGQAILKAVEAHFGREWVFGMMLPCSINRWPQSSGLDGAP, from the coding sequence ATCGGAGAGGCTCTCCGGTCCTTGCTCCCTCAGGCCCTCGCTCTGGACAAGCTCTACATCCCCACCCGTTACCCCGACGCCCTACCTGGCCTCACCCCCAAGGAGGCTTACACCCGGGAGGAGGCGGAAAAAGCCCTCCGGGACGGCCAGGCTATCCTGAAGGCCGTGGAAGCGCACTTTGGAAGGGAATGGGTCTTTGGGATGATGCTGCCTTGTTCTATCAACCGGTGGCCGCAAAGTTCTGGACTTGATGGGGCGCCCTAA
- a CDS encoding type II toxin-antitoxin system VapC family toxin yields MIPPFLDTSALVKRYDPHEPGGSEVRALLEGAKAVLVSSLAIVEAVSAFRIKERQGVFTPEEVHLAVEALEAHAALQYRSVPPRPPVLREAKRLLLRHKLRAYDALHLATALVVARVGGLHPQELPFWTADEEQAKAAEAEGLAVRRV; encoded by the coding sequence GTGATTCCCCCCTTTTTGGACACTTCGGCCCTGGTGAAACGCTACGATCCGCACGAGCCCGGCGGTTCAGAGGTAAGGGCGCTTTTGGAAGGGGCAAAAGCAGTCTTGGTCAGTTCCTTGGCGATCGTGGAGGCGGTGTCGGCCTTCCGGATCAAGGAGCGGCAAGGGGTTTTCACCCCCGAGGAAGTACACCTGGCCGTGGAGGCATTGGAGGCGCACGCCGCCCTCCAGTACCGCTCCGTGCCTCCGAGGCCTCCTGTCCTGCGGGAGGCCAAGCGCCTTCTCTTGCGCCACAAGCTCCGGGCCTACGACGCCCTACACCTGGCCACCGCCCTGGTGGTGGCCCGGGTAGGCGGGTTGCACCCCCAGGAACTCCCTTTTTGGACGGCGGACGAGGAGCAGGCGAAAGCGGCCGAGGCGGAAGGTTTGGCCGTGAGGCGGGTGTGA
- a CDS encoding SWIM zinc finger family protein, whose protein sequence is MLAFLDKLKKAEALLKEEKLLPVMGCKDLFVVEGQEGKGHYLVDLGAETCTCPAWTQGKSRPCKHPLAAVLHLWREGGRTGHATRAVGEGPVA, encoded by the coding sequence ATGCTGGCCTTTCTGGACAAGCTTAAGAAGGCGGAGGCGCTCCTGAAGGAGGAGAAGCTGCTCCCCGTGATGGGGTGCAAGGACCTCTTTGTGGTGGAGGGCCAGGAGGGAAAGGGGCACTACCTGGTGGACCTGGGCGCGGAGACTTGCACGTGCCCCGCCTGGACCCAGGGCAAGAGCCGCCCATGCAAGCACCCTTTGGCGGCGGTGCTCCACCTGTGGAGGGAGGGAGGAAGGACCGGACATGCCACGCGGGCGGTGGGGGAAGGGCCGGTCGCCTAG
- a CDS encoding argonaute PAZ domain-containing protein, whose amino-acid sequence MMGDSRSLEVRLNRFLLRPLRPEEREPWLLVSELNPPPSREDVHALLALLANRAGGRTARMGDSLLTWSPPESLLLEGTLSWRGNTYTYRLRPLARRVLNPRNPSERDALSALARRLLREVLEQFRREGFWVEGWAFYRKEHARGPGWRVLKGAALDLWVSAEGAMVLEVDPTYRILCDMTLEAWLAQGHPPPKRVKNAYNDRTWELLGLGEEDPQGILLPGGLNLVEYHASKGRIRDGGWGRVAWVANPKDAKEKIPHLTSLLIPVLTLEDLHEEGGSNLALSIPWNQRQEETLKVALSVARRLGVEHPKPVEAKAWRMRMPELRARRRVGKPADALRVGLYRAQETTLALLRLDGGRGWPDFLLKALENAFRASQARLHVREIHADPSQPLAFREALEEAKEAGVQAVLVLTPPLSWEERHRLKALFLKEGLPSQLLNVPIQREERHRLENALLGLLAKAGLQVVALEGAYPADLTVGFDAGGRKSFRFGGAACAVGSDGGHLLWSLPEAQAGERIPGEVVWDLLEEALLVFKRKRGRLPSRVLLLRDGRLPKDEFTLALAKLRQLGIGFDLVSVRKSGGGRIYPTRGRLLDGLLVPVEERTFLLLTVHREFRGTPRPLKLVHEEGETPLEALAEQIYHLTRLYPASGFAFPRLPAPLHLADRLVKEVGRLGVRHLKEVDREKLFFV is encoded by the coding sequence ATGATGGGGGATTCCAGAAGCCTCGAGGTTCGTCTCAACCGCTTCCTCCTGCGGCCTCTCCGTCCAGAGGAGCGAGAGCCCTGGCTCTTGGTTAGCGAGCTCAACCCACCCCCTAGCAGGGAGGACGTGCATGCCCTCCTCGCCCTCCTGGCCAACCGGGCGGGAGGGCGAACGGCGCGCATGGGGGACTCGCTCCTCACCTGGTCGCCGCCGGAGTCCCTCCTGCTAGAGGGAACCCTTAGCTGGCGGGGCAACACCTACACCTACCGCCTCCGCCCCCTGGCGCGAAGGGTCTTGAACCCCCGCAACCCCTCCGAGCGGGATGCCCTTTCCGCTCTGGCCCGCAGGCTGCTTCGGGAGGTGCTAGAACAGTTCCGCCGGGAGGGCTTCTGGGTTGAGGGGTGGGCGTTCTATCGGAAAGAACACGCCCGGGGCCCCGGGTGGCGGGTACTAAAAGGAGCGGCTCTAGACCTTTGGGTCTCCGCCGAAGGAGCGATGGTCCTGGAGGTTGACCCCACCTACCGTATCCTCTGCGATATGACCCTCGAGGCCTGGCTCGCCCAAGGCCACCCCCCACCCAAGCGGGTTAAGAACGCCTACAATGACCGCACCTGGGAGCTCCTCGGGCTAGGGGAGGAAGACCCCCAAGGCATCCTGCTTCCAGGGGGCCTGAACCTTGTGGAGTACCACGCTTCCAAAGGACGGATTCGGGATGGCGGGTGGGGCCGGGTGGCGTGGGTGGCAAACCCCAAGGACGCCAAGGAGAAAATTCCCCACCTGACGAGCCTGCTCATCCCGGTGCTTACCCTCGAGGACCTCCACGAAGAAGGGGGATCTAACCTAGCCTTGTCCATCCCTTGGAACCAACGCCAGGAAGAAACGCTCAAGGTTGCCCTCTCGGTGGCGCGAAGGCTCGGGGTGGAACACCCCAAGCCCGTGGAGGCAAAGGCGTGGCGTATGCGCATGCCCGAGCTTCGGGCCCGAAGGAGGGTCGGCAAGCCGGCGGATGCGCTACGCGTGGGGCTTTACCGGGCTCAGGAAACCACCCTGGCCCTCCTCCGCCTGGATGGGGGGAGAGGATGGCCCGATTTCCTCCTTAAGGCCTTGGAAAACGCTTTTAGGGCAAGCCAGGCCCGGCTCCATGTCCGGGAAATCCATGCGGACCCTTCCCAGCCCCTCGCCTTTCGCGAAGCCCTGGAAGAGGCGAAAGAGGCGGGCGTTCAAGCCGTACTGGTTCTCACCCCACCCCTTTCTTGGGAAGAGCGCCACCGCCTTAAGGCCCTCTTCCTAAAGGAGGGGCTCCCGAGCCAGCTCCTCAACGTCCCCATTCAAAGAGAAGAGCGCCATCGCTTAGAAAACGCCCTTCTTGGGCTTCTCGCCAAGGCGGGGTTACAGGTGGTAGCGCTGGAAGGGGCCTACCCCGCGGACCTAACCGTGGGGTTTGATGCGGGAGGCAGGAAGTCCTTCCGCTTTGGGGGCGCCGCCTGTGCCGTGGGGAGCGATGGCGGGCATCTCCTCTGGAGCCTTCCTGAGGCGCAGGCGGGTGAACGCATCCCTGGAGAAGTGGTCTGGGACCTCCTGGAGGAGGCCCTTCTGGTCTTTAAGCGCAAGCGTGGAAGGCTTCCTTCCCGGGTTCTCCTCCTTCGCGACGGTCGCCTGCCAAAAGACGAGTTCACCCTGGCTCTGGCGAAGCTTCGCCAGTTAGGGATCGGCTTTGACCTGGTATCCGTGCGGAAATCTGGGGGTGGCAGGATTTACCCCACCCGTGGCCGCCTCTTGGATGGCCTCCTCGTGCCAGTAGAGGAGAGGACGTTTTTGCTCCTCACCGTACACCGGGAGTTCCGGGGCACGCCGAGGCCTCTCAAGCTGGTGCACGAGGAAGGGGAGACGCCCCTAGAGGCCTTGGCGGAACAGATCTACCACCTGACCCGACTTTACCCGGCAAGCGGTTTCGCCTTCCCTCGGCTCCCCGCACCCCTGCACCTGGCGGACCGCTTGGTTAAAGAAGTGGGCCGGCTCGGCGTGCGCCACCTAAAGGAGGTGGACCGGGAAAAGCTCTTCTTCGTGTAG